One part of the Schistocerca cancellata isolate TAMUIC-IGC-003103 chromosome 12, iqSchCanc2.1, whole genome shotgun sequence genome encodes these proteins:
- the LOC126109454 gene encoding adenylate cyclase, terminal-differentiation specific-like has product MATSVPISIGFMTIWQQQQQQNFAHPPSNYQTRPLGLQPQQQQLQQQIRYIPSPQQQQQQQQPQQRLSVTTPTQPRPLQRLQQVVYRQVIQQQPGKLQFAQQQQVYHQQPQATQQQQQITSPQQPALQPARDVPAPQNAAPPLVNGVMGGEHSRLQHNQSGLGKHRSFSVSGTAPPPSAAGSQPEEDRRRSIAVVSGSQAQQQNPGSASQGPGLKRQSSVFGFIKRAREHSQSRAMDQQQQQQQQQPQAQHHLPPEREATPGGTGA; this is encoded by the exons ATGGCTACCAGTGTTCCCATTTCAATTGGCTTCATGACAATTTGGCAG cagcaacaacaacagaattTTGCCCACCCTCCATCAAACTATCAGACACGACCATTAGGTTTACaaccacagcagcagcaactgcaacaacagattcggtacaTTCCatcgccacaacaacaacaacagcagcagcagccacaacaGAGGCTATCAGTCACTACTCCCACTCAACCACGTCCTCTCCAGAGACTTCAACAGGTCGTTTATCGACAAGTGATTCAGCAACAGCCTGGAAAACTACAGTTTGCCCAGCAGCAGCAGGTGTACCATCAACAGCCACAAGCAACCCAGCAACAACAGCAGATCACCAGTCCCCAACAACCGGCCCTACAGCCTGCGAGGGATGTTCCTGCGCCGCAGAATGCTGCGCCACCCCTGGTGAATGGTGTAATGGGCGGAGAGCACTCCAGACTCCAGCACAACCAGAGTGGTCTCGGCAAACACAGGAGCTTCAGCGTCAGTGGCACCGCACCACCTCCCTCTGCAGCTGGCTCCCAGCCTGAGGAGGACAGGAGGAGATCCATAGCAGTCGTCAGTGGTAGCCAGGCTCAGCAGCAGAACCCGGGGTCTGCGAGCCAGGGACCGGGGCTCAAGCGGCAGTCGTCAGTCTTTGGTTTCATCAAACGAGCGAGGGAGCACTCTCAGAGCCGAGCAAtggaccagcagcagcagcagcagcaacaacagccgcAGGCGCAACATCACCTGCCTCCAGAACGGGAAGCGACACCCGGTGGTACTGGGGCT